The Spea bombifrons isolate aSpeBom1 chromosome 7, aSpeBom1.2.pri, whole genome shotgun sequence genomic interval AATTTTGCCTctttcctaatttttttttttttttgccgggaATACTTAaatgtcacgtgacacaaaagcagacactgataggttgttgccatagaaaatatagaaaccgtcttaaaagttgtttttatgtgattaaagaaTAAAACGACAGGCCTACTGTTTTTGTTACAGAAAATAGTTTTGAATGCATCAATGTAAGAGaggatttttttactttagcaAGAGGGtcttagataagtggaacatcctcccagcagaagtggtagagggtaatacagtgaaggaatttaagtaatcatgggataggcatatggtttctgaagacgagaccaacgactgattaaggttcgagttgttacagcaggagaaacgggcgactagacgggggccgaatggggccgatctgctggcagatgtTTGTAATGGTTCATATGTTTTTTAATCCACGAGGATTGATGATGTCATGTAGGTTAATAGCAGTTAATCTTTTTCTACCTCACACTGCGTCTCTTTGGACTGCCTTTTATTCACAATGCATTCTGTAGATACCGGATTTAATAACGTGGCGTTTTCTAGAATTACGGAGTCAATAAACTTACATTTATTctcatttctttttgtctttatttgttTGGTCGGTCCGGACGCCCCAGAACTCCCCCGAAGCGACAAGAAAACGAGTtgagcaacaaagaaaaaagaaataaataaacaaataaaaaggttcaTCCGGTTTGTCCGGTTTCCAGCCTCACGTGTAACAGGCGTGTAACAGGCGTGTAACAGGCGTGTAGCAGGCGTTTCTGTGATGTTTGCAGAGCCTATAGTGATGTAATGATCTCACACGCAAtgtcagggtgaaggggcagattctcggggtcacgcagtctggatctgactccttcctatcccCCCTTCCTATATGgaatcatatataagactcccagttggtgcttttgctcccagtgtgttatggttgatatccctgcttgaatgcaggtgacccaattaagtgtatctttaaataatgacaagtcaaggtttccatgacgaccggtaTTAGAGCTTTTCATTAACATATTTGGAGAGTCACTACAAAGAATTTTCACAGAGGgctataaaagggttaatatttcaagagtctcaggaATATTTACGACAGTTTTGCCAACTTTTGCCGCAGGTCTCATCCTCCCCGACATGAAACGACTTGGAGGCGCTGCACGTCATTGGCGTTTTCTGGACGCAGATCCCGCCTTTTaccaataaagtattttttaatattattccgTCGGGCGGGAGAACGTAATATTCAGACGTGACGTTTACATCTGTGACAATCTGCATACAAGACGCTACTTTACATACGAAGACAAACAACACAGACAAATTCATAAATAAAgacaaacccccccccagcccccgattaagcttttttatatattttttcccccctgcaAAATTCTTATTGCGGAGCGTGGATGAAACCAGAACAAttcaggaaaaaataaacaatgaacGAATTCAGGGAACCAGTAAAGCAAGGGTTAATCCTTCAGCGCCTTGGCCCTCGTACAGAAGAACAAGAGAGCATTTGCATACAGGGGCGTATTTAGATTATAGCCCAAAATGTGCGGATTATATggtggattttattttattttattgtgacactatatattttagattgtaagctctttgtcttgtacagcgctgcggaatgtgatggcgctatatgaatcaataaataataattaatatgaaCTATAAAGAACacagtataaaaaaagaaacacggAAAGATTTGTTGTGGAAAATGTGGAGTCCCGTGCTTTTCTCACGTGTCAGTTCTTGCTTTTGCTGGAATCTTTAGTGGTAATGAGTATTCATGTTCCCGACGCTGTTCATGGAGCCGAGGTGAGGAGCCGACACTGAACCAAACCCCCCTGGCGGGGACTGCAGCCCGTGGCCGGGGTACAGAGCTGACGGGGTCCCTGGCCAGTAGGAAAAGCCAGCCGTGGAGACCCCAGAGGTCATGAGGTTGAGCTTGGACAGGCCGGAGAAGGGTATGTGGGGCAGATTGCCCTGGAACTTGTAGAGGGCCTGTTCGGTGGCCGGCGTGGACTGGCACACCTGTGCCAAGCCGTGGAAGTCAAACTTATAGGCGTATCGCTTGCCGTGCACCTTGGCCATAATGTTCTTGTCGTAGTAATAGCGCAGGGCTCGGCTCAGCTTGTCGTAATTCATGTTGGGTTTGCTCTTCCGCTCCCCCCAGCGCCGGGCCACCTCGTCGGGGTCCGTCAGCTTGAACTCACCGTTGGTCCCTTCCCAGGCGATGCAGTTTGCGTTGGAGTGATCAGACAGAAGCTCCAGGAGAAACTGCCATAGCTGGATCTGCCCGCTGCCTGGAGGCGAGAGGAAGCTTTAAATGCCAACATGGGAGCCCATTTACCCCCTGCAAGCCCATCTACCGgtctatatacatctatatatatataaagcccaAAACACATCGCAGACAACAGGCTCAATGGGCACAATCCAGTCCTGCGTAAAGGGATAAACAGCCAACACACAACAGAAAtgcagaaaggatccagtcatcgTGTAAATGCCCATTACAGTCAGGGTTGCTCTGGACACCTGGTGGTTATATGCAGTACTGCAAGTAAAgcacatgaaaatatttaaggCAGGGACCCGAAATCTTTCAATCAACGCATCCCATGTTTTTAGGGAGGCAAAGGACTTTTGCTTGTGACCCCATGAAAAAGATAACTGAATGagcaaaaaatgttataaatatttatgtgaggattttttttttttttaaaatggagaAAATGCATCAAAAGTCAAAGCATCTCTTCAAAACTGAATTTATAATTCAATAATATAATCTCGGAAACACCCATTATTACAATGTTTTAGTgtgtttttcttcaatttaaatttattataaaaaaatcaaaataccaaatgtatttattttaaaatgaaaacatcatGTCCCGGGGATAGTGCCCGCGGACAGACCAtgtgggccaaatggttcttatttgctgtcaaaCAACGACATCTGGTCCGGCGAATTATTACGTTTAACTCATCAAATAATCGTCATGCAACCGCGTCTACATTCTAACAAATTAACAAACGCTTTCTCCTGCAAATCTGTATCTTCATATAAATTATCTCCAGGATCTCACTGGAAAACAAGAGAaatctcaaaatatttttcatgggAAAACGATGTTtgagtaaatatttatattcccGGAACTCTCTAGATCAGAGTGTGCGTGCATCTTCCTATCCACATTGTCTAATTGTTACGTTATATACTACgtgtcctgtcctgtttgcCCTTTGTacggcgctgcggaatctgacggcgcgatataaaacaataaataataataatacataatataggATAGTATTCtggtgtttaaccctttcccagCCATCAATATATTTCTTGGAGGATAGGGGCTTATGAACATAAAAATCAcaacttttttatttagatttatggTGGGATTTCTAATCTCTGGGGGGCTCGTGGAAGATTACGGAGGGGTTCAGGAGGTATTGAAAACCCGCTTACTATCAGACCTATGGACTTCTTACGTAAACAGccataaatattgaaaataaaaaagatttttcttgGTAATCAGCAAAGCTAGAaagtactttgacgtagtggccgGTTAAGGTAAATTATCGTTTAATGGGTTTAGAACCCGTTAAATGGAACGTCTACAATTCACTAAAATGCGACACAGCGAACGGCTACGAAAGATTGAAATAGTTGAGGATAAAATTCCTTTCAGAAATAGAATGATCCCGAAATAAAAGTTACATTGCTGCTCAGAAATTTCCCATAATAtttttagttcttttttttctacaaatctgcaaaaataaaacttgtaGGGTCTGTGTTTCCTATTTCCACAAATAGATTgcaagagcagagccctcttctccttctctgcCAGTATGTCTAACATCTGTTAATgatgtttaaatgttcttatttACTTTCATTGTAttctattgtaacagcgctacggaatctgctggcgctatatgtataaatgttatGTAATGTAACAAAGTAGGTATTAACATATCATGTATCATGTGATCACCTGAAATGGAAATAGACCGCATCAATGATATGATTTCCAATTGGGGAACCAATATTTTGAGACAATGAATCCAaaccttatatactgtataatatagatatatataatatatatatattattatatatattattatacaatttattattattaataatattatatatatataatattaactaatatttaaaatataaactatatCATCTTTCATACAATGTGCACTAAACACAGCTGTAGGTTTCTCCTAgttttttaacaaattaaaatgtaattgtatatattatattttatataataaatctatAATATGTTAAACTCTCAATCTGTATAAGATAAATTTATGGatgagagattttttttctgcccaaAGCATATAAAATTATAGTACAAATTAGCCCATTCAGTTTAAATACCCAATAATCTCCTATGGTTTACATGTGTTTAGTTagtattttctattttcatcTAATAAATTTAGTGGaggaacaaaatgaaacaatattatGTATTACAGTTCTTGCATTGAATTGTTATCTGAGCGTATGTACATATAACATAAATTagttatgtaataaaatactattgttattattatcattatttttattattatttttatttggtaatgtataaaaaatgaaagtgtgaaaTATTCCAattctctgttttcttttctaaaacctagaaaaaaatgttttaaaataaaaataaatacagatatatattcatggatatatatatatatatatatatatatatatatatatatatatatacaaagttcCCATTGTAAAAATCCACCTTACATTTCATTCTCATATAGcagtattattcattttaataactacaatttaaacagaatattttgttacaaaacataattataatacaTGGTTAATAAGACTGTGTCATGTTTTAAggaaaaaagatatttaaatacttttttgataggctttttttaaccaaagaGCACTGATTGTGTGTAATTCTTCATGTTGTTTCTAATATTAATTTCTGGACTATGGTGCTGGTTATGAATTAATCTATAGAATACAGAAGATAGGGATTTTTCTatagaatatagattatatCGAAAAAGCCAGAAACTGCATTAAGATATtcgataataaatatataaaaaaaatatcggtCTGTATatgagaagaaaagagaaagagagaaaaaaagagaacgagaaaggaagagaaaagaagaaaaaaagaacaaataaagaAGAGTAGGTAGATGAGACAGATTCGACCCAAAAAGGCAACAAGCTGACAAGTTTATACATATAGGTAACAGGTTATATACaggttatatatatgtaggtaTTTATTAAGAGGGATATAGGTTTGgcataataatagaaataaatatttttagtggCAGATCAATGGATTATAAATATAGATAACGGATAAAGAGATTATTAacatattttgggttttttgcttatctgtaaatattaattaatgaatgTATTAATATTGCCGATAATAccgatttatatatatatttctcatattaagtatatatatgaataaagcGCTTCTCACCCTTCTGGACCCCCGAGCCGAACGGCCTCCATCCCTGCGGCTTGGACTCCTTCAGAAAACTGTCACCGACAGACTCTGAAACACGGAGGAGAATCGGTGAGTAACGGGCGCAAGACCGGCGCAAGATCGGCGCAAGATCGGCGCAACGGCCGCTAATATACTGCAGTCCATGTGATGTGGACTCTTATATGTAGCTATTTAATGTATAGATCCAGAGATCTTATTATCTGTAAGAAATATTTAACGGTGCGGTAATTGTAATCAGTCTGGGAATGCTGGGAATTCgttaacaaaaatgtacagtTTGGTTTCTGAATGTttgaaaaagtttaaaacaaataaatgagaaatgtttctattaaatAATATCACAGGATTTACATGATATAAATCAGAGAATCAGTTTGGGGTGCTGTAAAATAATTCGGGGCTCTGCACCCCAAATATGCTTCAATATCGCAAAGCTCCCAGCCCCTGccccttcccctgcccctcggATGTAAAATGCCCCCCGGACTCTGTCTGGAAAGGGAGAAGCCAGGAAACGCGTCCAGGAAAAAGGAAATCCGATTTCTGGGGAGAAGAGTCTTATAAAGCaaagagaggggagaggagAGCAGACTGGGGGAGAGGAGAGCAGACTGGGGGGAGAGGAGAGCAGACTGGGGGAGAAAGGAACAGACTGGGGGAGAGGAGAGCAGACTGGGGGAGAAAGGAGCAGACTGGGGGAGAGGAGAGCAGACTGGGGGAGAAAGGAGCAGACTGGGGGAGAGGAGAGCGAACTGGGGGGAGAGGAGAGCAGACTGGGGGGAGAGGAGAGCAGACTGGGGGAGAAAGGAACAGACTGGGGGAGAGGAGAGCAGACTGGGGGAGAAAGGAACAGACTGGGGGAGAGGAGAGCAGACTGGGGGAGAAAGGAAcagaatgggggagaggagaGCGAACTGGGGGAGAAAGGAAcagaatgggggagaggagaGCAGACTGGGGGAGAAAGGAACAGACTGGGGGAGAAGAGAGCAGACTGGGGGGAGAGGAGAGCAGACTGGGGGAGAAAGGACCAGACTGGGGGAGAAGAGAGCAGACTGGGGGAGAGGAGAGCAGACTGGGGGAGAAAGGAGCAGACTGGGGGAGAGGAGAGCAGACTGGGGGAGAAAGGAGCAGACTGGGGGAGAGGAGAGCGAACTGGGGGAGAAAGGACCAGACTGGGGGAGAAGAGAGCAGACTGGGGGGAGAGGAGAGCAGACTGGGGGAGAAAGGACCAGACTGGGGGAGAGGAGAGCGAACTAAGGGAAAAAGCAACAGACTGGGGGAGAAAGGAGCAGACTGGGGGAGAGGAGAGCAGACTGGGGGAGAGGAGAGCAGACTGGGGGAGAAGAGAGCAGACTGGGGGAGAAAGGAACAGACTGGAGGAGAGGGGAGCACACTGGGAGAGACTGGGGAGAGGGGAACAAACTAGTGGAGAGGGGAGCAGCCTGGGGGAGAAGGAAACAGTCTTGAAAGAGAAGAAGAGCTTTGCAAAGAAGATACAGTGAGAGGGAAATAGCCTGGGGCAGAGAAGACATTGGGGAGAGACCAAGTGGGGTAAGAGGAGAAGAGGGTAAAATTAAGAGACACAACTTACTGGAAACATAATGTCAACGGGATAAAAACTGGAGAGGGGGAATGGAGCTGGAATTGGGTGCAGGGGTGAAGAGACTACAAACCCCAAAACccccaaaatacaaaaaaaaaaggtaaaaaattatttatatatacagaaaaaaaaatattctaatgaTTATCACAGATTTCTATACATTAAACCCCAAGGACATCAACCTTCAGATCAGAAAACTTTAACCTGATCCACCCAGTATTACCAGGACTGGGGGTCACCCAATGGACAGACACCAGGACTTCTGGGGTACCCCACCCTGCCACCCCAGTGATACCCCCCAACCCAAGCGGGGTGCCTCTACCTGCCAGGTACATGTTGAGTAGGAGCTGTGATCCAGAGCTCTGAGCCATGTGAGGTTTGGAATGACACCCGGAGGAGGG includes:
- the FEV gene encoding protein FEV; the encoded protein is MAQSSGSQLLLNMYLAESVGDSFLKESKPQGWRPFGSGVQKGSGQIQLWQFLLELLSDHSNANCIAWEGTNGEFKLTDPDEVARRWGERKSKPNMNYDKLSRALRYYYDKNIMAKVHGKRYAYKFDFHGLAQVCQSTPATEQALYKFQGNLPHIPFSGLSKLNLMTSGVSTAGFSYWPGTPSALYPGHGLQSPPGGFGSVSAPHLGSMNSVGNMNTHYH